One Fusarium falciforme chromosome 1, complete sequence genomic window carries:
- a CDS encoding uncharacterized protein (Expressed protein), which translates to MFTGIVEEVGVVSKLDTNDSTGGTSLTISIPSGSQLLSDCHDGDSISVNGVCLTVTSFTPEAFTIGVAPETLRITNLGSLVENSNVNLERAVRADTRMGGHFVQGHVDTTAEILSVEQDGNALTFRFQPARRDMLRYIVYKGFIAIDGTSLTVTQVNDEEAWWEVMLIAYTQERVVVAQKKKGDTVNVEVDMMAKYAEKSLGGVPGSEPGVAASFPFIEKIVERIVARGLGAKS; encoded by the exons ATGTTTACCGGAATCGTAGAGGAAGTTGGAG TTGTCTCCAAGCTCGACACCAATGACTCTACTGGGGGTACCTCTctgaccatctccatcccTTCTGGATCACAACTCCTCTCCGACTGCCACGATGGTGACTCTATCTCTGTGAACGGCGTCTGCCTCACAGTCACTTCCTTCACGCCCGAGGCCTTCACCATTGGCGTCGCTCCAGAGACACTGcgcatcaccaacctcggcAGTCTTGTCGAGAACAGCAATGTCAACCTTGAGCGTGCTGTCCGTGCTGATACTCGGATGGGCGGTCACTTTGTCCAGGGACATGTCGACACTACGGCCGAGATCCTGTCTGTGGAGCAGGACGGCAATGCCCTCACTTTTCGCTTCCAGCCCGCACGGAGGGATATGCTGCGGTACATCGTGTACAAGGGCTTCATTGCCATTGATGGCACTAGCTTGACTGTGACTCAGGTCAATGATGAGGAGGCATGGTGGGAGGTGATGCTCATTGCCTACACCCAGGAGAGAGTCGTGGTGgctcagaagaagaagggcgacACAGTCAACGTCGAGGTCGATATGATGGCCAAGTACGCTGAAAAGTCCCTGGGCGGTGTTCCTGGTTCAGAGCCTGGTGTTGCCGCCTCATTCCCCTTCATCGAGAAGATTGTCGAGAGAATCGTCGCACGGGGACTGGGAGCCAAGTCTTGA
- a CDS encoding RWD domain-containing protein — protein MGREDQIEEREVLESIFPDEITDISETEFRVSIALDIPDEEDEEPPTMLLQVRYPDEYPEKPPHLDILAPPNATPHEHFNVADDRDQLLSSLEETIQENLGMAMIFTLVSMLKETAEQLVQDRKAAVEKAHEEALLAAEAEENKKFHGTAVTPETFLKWREGFLKEMEERRQREEDERLQELKKAKVKEPARLTGKQLWERGLVGKGEGEEEDDDMPVEAVEKLKVEA, from the exons ATGGGGCGCGAAGACCAGATTGAAGAGCGCGAGGTGCTCGAGTCCATCTTTCCAGATGAGATCACAG ACATTTCTGAAACTGAATTCAGAGTGTCAATCGCTCTGGACATCCccgatgaagaagacgaggaacCCCCTACGATGCTCCTCCAGGTCCGCTACCCAGACGAGTACCCCGAAAAGCCTCCCcacctcgacatcctcgccCCTCCCAACGCAACCCCCCACGAGCACTTCAATGTCGCCGATGACCGCGACCAACTCCTCTCCAGCCTCGAAGAGACCATCCAGGAGAACCTGGGCATGGCCATGATCTTCACCCTAGTCTCCATGCTCAAGGAGACGGCcgagcagctcgtccaggACCGCAAGGCCGCTGTCGAAAAGGCCCACGAGGaggccctcctcgccgccgaggccgaaGAGAACAAGAAGTTCCATGGTACCGCCGTGACTCCCGAGACGTTCCTCAAGTGGCGCGAGGGCTTcctcaaggagatggaggagcggAGGCAGCGTGAGGAGGACGAGCGCCtccaggagctcaagaaggccaaggtcaaggagccTGCTCGCTTGACGGGCAAGCAGCTCTGGGAGAGAGGTCTTGTTGGCAAGGGTGAaggtgaagaggaggatgacgacatgCCTGTCGAGGctgtcgagaagctcaaggtcgaggcGTAG
- a CDS encoding PUM-HD domain-containing protein, which yields MATKTAEVGSKRKSAPGGKAKPEYQAKKFKIDKTKSKRAPAKEPEDGTEDSEDGGVDLNEKKESKPSDGKTFERGQTSRESHAKQKQLAQERKAAKPLADEVQRTKKLWERLRRKSHVPKEERQTLVDELFTIINGRIRDFVLKHDAVRAVQTAIKYATPDQKKQIARELKGTYAQLAESRYAKFLIGKLLVQNDEEIRDIIIPEFYGRVRKLINHSEASWILDDIYRGVATKEQKAILLREWYGPEFSLKELTKDTEPTADLKTIIESEPSKRGPIMKSLVEMINSLVQKKLTGFTMLHDAMFQYFSNTQPGTEEFSEFIEMVKGDEGGDLLKNMAFTRNGAKLTCLLLAYGSSKDRKQILKTYKDTYLLMSGDPFAHLVILTAYDVVDDTKLTAKTIFPELLGEDENIAQNVVAAANNPFARTTILYLFEGLAKSLFPPSQSFDVELLKEVHEIRKTTSKKDEDARRAELIAAVSSQLVSAVAEASSELTATAFGCQFITDVLLSGVGDKKQALEAIAESASGDPSQEPSEDDLQPQVHISRTPHGGRMLKSLIQGGKYDKAAGKIIPADPPLEFSNILYPIIKEHILDWATGPSSFVVVGLLEAGDFSEADALKKTLKKNKKALEKAATEETAEQKAAREAHEAAPKGGKKGKKKGDKPVGNAGSKLLLEKL from the exons ATGGCTACGAAAACCGCGGAAGTTGGCAGCAAGCGAAAGTCCGCTCCTGGCGGAAAGGCCAAGCCTGAATATCAGGCTAAGAAGTTCAAGATTGACAAGACCAAGTCCAAACGAGCGCCAGCCAAGGAACCTGAAGATGGTACGGAGGACTCTGAGGATGGAGGTGTCGATCTGAACGAAAAGAAGGAATCCAAGCCTTCCGATGGAAAGACTTTTGAGCGAG GTCAAACCTCGCGCGAATCCCATgcgaagcagaagcagctcgCCCAAGAGCGCAAGGCCGCCAAGCCTCTCGCTGACGAAGTTCAACGCACAAAGAAGCTGTGGGAGCGTCTGCGACGGAAATCGCACGTccccaaggaggagaggcAGACTCTGGTCGACGAGCTgttcaccatcatcaatggGCGCATTCGCGATTTCGTTCTCAAGCACGACGCCGTGCGAGCTGTGCAGACCGCCATCAAGTACGCGACACCCGATCAGAAGAAGCAGATTGCCCGAGAGCTCAAGGGCACATACGCCCAACTTGCCGAGAGCCGATATGCCAAGTTCTTGATCGGCAAGCTTCTGGTTCAGAACGACGAGGAGATtcgcgacatcatcatccccgaGTTTTACGGAAGAGTGCGCAAGTTGATCAACCACTCCGAAGCGTCCTGGATTCTCGATGATATCTACCGAGGCGTTGCGACAAAGGAGCAGAAGGCCATTCTCCTCCGCGAATGGTATGGCCCCGAGTTTTCCCTCAAGGAGCTTACCAAGGACACGGAGCCCACGGCGGATCTGAAGACCATCATCGAATCCGAGCCCAGCAAGCGAGGCCCTATTATGAAGAGTCTGGTCGAAATGATCAACTCGCTGGTCCAGAAGAAGTTGACGGGCTTCACAATGCTCCACGATGCCATGTTCCAGTACTTCTCCAACACCCAGCCCGGCACCGAGGAATTCTCGGAGTTTATCGAGATGGTCAAGGGAGATGAGGGCGGAGATCTGCTCAAGAACATGGCCTTTACTCGCAATGGCGCCAAGCTCACCTGCTTGCTGCTTGCCTACGGATCTTCAAAAGACCGAAAGCAGATCCTCAAGACTTACAAGGACACCTACCTCCTCATGTCGGGCGACCCCTTCGCTCACCTTGTTATTCTGACGGCGTACGATGTTGTTGACGACACCAAGCTCACGGCCAAGACCATCTTCCCGGAGCTCCTGGGTGAGGACGAGAACATTGCCCAGAACGTCGTTGCCGCAGCCAACAACCCCTTTGCTCGAACAACCATCCTGTATCTGTTTGAGGGCCTGGCCAAGTCTCTGTTCCCTCCTAGTCAATCATTCGAtgtcgagctcctcaaggagGTTCACGAGATTCGCAAGACGACAAGTaagaaggatgaggacgcCCGACGCGCCGAACTGATTGCTGCTGTGTCGTCTCAGCTCGTCTCTGCTGTTGCAGAGGCTTCTTCAGAACTGACTGCGACCGCTTTCGGTTGCCAATTCATCACGGACGTGCTCCTCTCGGGCGTCGGTGACAAGAAGCAGGCTCTGGAGGCGATCGCAGAATCCGCCAGTGGAGATCCCAGCCAAGAGCCGTCTGAAGATGACTTGCAGCCTCAGGTCCACATCTCTCGAACGCCTCATGGTGGTCGGATGCTCAAGTCACTGATTCAGGGCGGCAAGTATGACAAGGCGGCCGGCAAGATCATCCCTGCCGACCCGCCCCTGGAGTTTTCCAACATTCTCTACCCAATCATCAAGGAGCACATCCTCGACTGGGCAACTGGTCCCAGCTCGTTTGTTGTCGTCGGTCTCCTCGAGGCCGGCGACTTTAGCGAGGCAGATGCGCTCAAGAAGACTCttaagaagaacaagaaggccCTAGAGAAGGCGGCGACGGAGGAGACGGCGGAGCAAAAGGCGGCTCGGGAGGCACATGAAGCTGCGCCCAAGGGAGGcaagaaggggaagaagaagggcgacAAGCCTGTCGGTAATGCGGGTAGCAAGCTGTTGTTGGAGAAGCTGTAG
- a CDS encoding DUF2235 domain-containing protein, with amino-acid sequence MPSEPVSTSQGFLPLGDESHHDSNQDASAAPKRLVICCDGTWQSSVSGLKNIPSNVTRIARSVARSGKDEDGKVWQQVVYYDAGIGTGDLAQDEQNRQGGFGVGFVGNVIEAYNFLVLNYNVGDEVFCFGFSRGAYTARAVAGLVTDIGIVCPKDLQDFPDLYALYQKNPDGHHFRKSQAYRDWVNGIPEKQQTNGSAQGLTKWQRPPHHDAPEASRVVKVVGVFDTVGSLGIPDLPWTRFNLKFLEKTMGIQDPGFHNISLSPYIQHAFHALALDEHRGPFSPSLWHYPSDDQRPAEPAKDLKQLWAEWQAAHKNPGASPKQLQDTWSAVVDGEMYKQLRDNKSELLQVWFPGVHINIGGGNDDLLTDKKGDFEQIALISFAWMCEQVAPYLQFIEDGSLAGLGQSAVEDRYNLLKPLLDNIEKGEEKDYGKGIITSRLAAGLDRSGIRKADVRSIPEETITGWATGPIVDSFTGAMIAGGSIDRTPGQYRKDDKGRDLGETYEMIHPSVRYRMNKISSYKPKALRGFERAADGKTYVWKKGGVTIPEFVIKPEDAFSRHVAQQDRGNNGNAKEFIAEIDKFVGAAAKAA; translated from the exons ATGCCCTCTGAGCCAGTATCTACCTCGCAAGGCTTCTTGCCATTGGGCGACGAGTCACATCACGACTCCAACCAGGACGCCTCTGCCGCACCGAAGCGTCTCGTCATCTGCTGTGACGGTACGTGGCAGTCGTCCGTGTCTGGGCTCAAGAACATCCCCTCCAATGTCACCAGGATCGCCCGTTCTGTCGCCCGCAGCggcaaggacgaggacggaAAGGTCTGGCAGCAAGTAGTCTACTACGACGCTGGCATTGGCACTGGAGACCTGGCCCAGGACGAGCAGAACCGACAGGGCGGCTTCGGTGTTGGCTTCGTCGGCAACGTCATTGAGGCTTACaacttcctcgtcctcaactACAACGTCGGCGACGAGGTCTTTTGCTTTGGCTTCTCGCGCGGCGCTTACACGGCTCGCGCTGTGGCGGGACTCGTCACCGACATTGGTATCGTCTGTCCCAAGGATCTCCAAGATTTCCCGGACTTGTATGCCCTCTACCAGAAGAATCCCGATGGGCACCACTTCCGAAAGAGTCAGGCTTATAGGGACTGGGTCAATGGCATTCCCGAGAAGCAGCAGACCAACGGGAGCGCCCAGGGACTGACCAAGTGGCAGCGGCCTCCTCACCACGATGCCCCTGAGGCATCTCGTGTTGTCAAGGTTGTTGGTGTCTTTGACACGGTTGGCAGCCTGGGAATTCCGGACCTGCCCTGGACCAGGTTCAACCTCAAGTTCCTCGAAAAGACTATGGGCATCCAGGACCCTGGCTTCCACAATATCTCTCTCAGCCCCT ACATCCAGCATGCTTTCCATGCACTAGCTCTTGACGAGCACAGAGGGCCATTCTCACCTTCGCTCTGGCACTACCCATCCGATGATCAGCGTCCAGCAGAGCCAGCCAAGGATCTCAAGCAGCTCTGGGCTGAGTGGCAGGCAGCTCACAAGAACCCGGGTGCCAGCCCGAAGCAGCTGCAGGACACTTGGTCTGCCGTTGTCGACGGTGAGATGTACAAGCAGCTCCGGGATAACAAATCGGAGCTACTGCAGGTCTGGTTCCCTGGTGTGCACATCAACATTGGAGGAGGCAACGATGATCTCCTGACGGATAAGAAGGGAGACTTTGAGC AAATTGCGCTCATCTCCTTTGCTTGGATGTGTGAGCAAGTCGCCCCCTATCTTCAGTTCATCGAAGATGGCAGTCTCGCTGGCCTGGGTCAGTCAGCGGTTGAAGATCGATACAACCTCCTGAAGCCTCTCCTGGACAACATcgagaagggcgaggagaaggattACGGCAAGGGCATCATCACAAGCCGCCTCGCCGCCGGACTGGACAGGTCGGGCATCAGAAAGGCAGACGTCCGGTCGATCCCCGAGGAGACCATCACAGGCTGGGCGACAGGGCCCATCGTCGACAGCTTCACAGGCGCCATGATCGCAGGCGGCTCCATCGACCGGACGCCAGGCCAGTACCGCAAGGACGACAAGGGCCGGGATCTAGGCGAGACGTACGAGATGATCCACCCGTCTGTGCGGTACCGCATGAACAAGATCTCGAGCTACAAGCCCAAGGCCCTACGAGGGTTCGAGCGGGCGGCCGACGGCAAGACGTACGTGTGGAAGAAGGGAGGCGTCACGATCCCCGAGTTTGTCATCAAGCCAGAGGACGCATTCTCGAGGCACGTGGCCCAGCAGGATCGGGGAAACAATGGTAACGCGAAGGAGTTTATCGCCGAGATTGACAAGTTTGTTGGCGCGGCTGCCAAGGCTGCTTAA
- a CDS encoding RPOL4c domain-containing protein yields the protein MENGQAPKPKRINHPRTSRPKPPPPGNEEASTVLNLGEFQEVDTLTLSEAALVLNALVAKRRNDRKNVNETEMLNQTLTYLDHFARFTQKENVEAVERLLSAHKNLAKFERAQLGSLCCENADEAKTLIPSLADKIKDEDLQDLLDEISKLQNR from the exons ATGGAGAACGGCCAGGCTCCCAAGCCAAAGAGGATCAACCATCCCCGAACCTCGCGCCCCAAGCCTCCGCCCCCGGGCAACGAGGAGGCATCCACGGTCCTCAACCTCGGCGAGTTCCAGGAGGTCGACACCCTGACCCTCTCGGAAGCCGCCCTGGTCCTGAACGCGCTGGTCGCCAAGCGACGGAACGACCGCAAGAATGTGAACGAGACCGA AATGCTTAACCAGACCCTCACCTACCTCGACCATTTCGCCCGATTCACACAAAAGGAGAATGTCGAGGCTGTAGAGCGCCTCCTCAGCGCACACAAGAACCTGGCCAAGTTTGAGCGCGCGCAGCTGG GTTCACTATGCTGCGAAAACGCCGACGAGGCAAAGACTCTGATTCCGTCACTGgccgacaagatcaaggacgaggaccTCCAGGatctcctcgacgagattTCCAAGCTTCAGAACAGGTGA
- a CDS encoding Trafficking protein particle complex subunit, whose amino-acid sequence MISTDWSLHEPNTMTVFALIIINKAGGLIFNKNFQDGLQQISTNDYLVLAGTFHGVHAITARLNPVKNLPGSTPPGNRPEPSSGLEVLETENFRMQCFNTITGTKFLLFTDTTQANVDVTIRRIYDLYADYVMKNPFYSLEMPIRCDIFDRKLLSYIREINNR is encoded by the exons ATGATATCGACGGACTG GTCGTTGCATGAACCAAACACGAT GACCGTCTttgctctcatcatcatcaacaaggccGGCGGCTTAATCTTCAACAAGAACTTCCAAGATGGCCTCCAACAGATCAGCACAAACGACTATCTAGTTCTTGCCGGTACATTCCACGG CGTCCACGCCATCACGGCTCGACTCAACCCCGTCAAGAACCTACCAGGCTCGACACCCCCAGGCAACAGGCCAGAGCCCTCATCAGGTTTGGAGGTGCTAGAGACAGAAAACTTTCGCATGCAGtgcttcaacaccatcactggCACCAAGTTCCTGCTCTTCACCGACACCACCCAGGCCAACGTCGATGTCACCATCCGCAGGATCTATGACCTCTATGCAGACTACGTCATGAAGAACCCCTTTTATTCACTCGAGATGCCTATACGCTGCGACATCTTTGACCGGAAACTGTTGTCTTATATCAGGGAGATCAATAATCGATAG
- a CDS encoding VWFA domain-containing protein encodes MVLEAVMVVVDNSESSRNGDYQPTRFDSQVDAVNITFQTITQGNPESSVGLMSMGGKGPEVLVTLTTEQGKILEGLHRTKKKIGGSSHLKTGIQVAALALKHRQNRSQKQRIIVFVCSPIEESEKELTTLAKKMKKANVTIDFVLFGDLDDDTTQKKLQLFIDTVKTSEGSHLVVIPPSAKLLSDQLISTPILLGENAGGSSGAGGAGGSNEEFEFGFDPAMEPELALALRMSMEEEKARQEKAAREEEEAAKKASLEGVKEEDESGQGSGSNDKKGQDKGDKKGDGDKMDTS; translated from the exons ATGGTTCTCGAGGCGGTCATGGTTGTCGTTGACAACAGCGAGAGCAGCAGAAATGGCGACTACCAACCCACCCGATTCGATTCGCAAGTAGACGCCGTCAACATCACGTTCCAGACCATCACACAAGGCAACCCCGAGTCCTCTGTGGGCTTGATGAGCATGGGCGGCAAGGGACCAGAGGTGCTGGTGACTCTCACGACCGAGCAGggcaagatcctcgagggCTTGCATCggacaaagaagaagattggAGGCTCCTCCCACCTCAAGACAGGCATTCAGGTGGCTGCT CTTGCTCTGAAGCACCGCCAGAACCGATCGCAGAAGCAGCGAATAATAGTCTTCGTCTGCTCCCCCATCGAGGAATCCGAGAAGGAACTCACCAcgctggccaagaagatgaagaaggccaaTGTTACTATCGACTTTGTCCTGTTCGGCgatctcgacgacgacaccacCCAGAAGAAGCTCCAGCTCTTTATCGATACCGTCAAGACCAGTGAGGGCTCCCACCTGGTCGTCATCCCTCCCAGCGCCAAGCTCCTCAGCGACCAGCTGATCTCGACCCCCATCCTCCTGGGCGAGAATGCTGGCGGATCCAGCGGCGCTGGAGGTGCGGGTGGCAGCAACGAGGAGTTTGAGTTTGGATTTGACCCCGCGATGGAGCCAGAACTCGCCCTCGCTCTGCGTATGAGtatggaggaagagaaggccCGACAGGAGAAGGCGGcgcgcgaggaggaggaggctgccaagaaggcgtCACTTGAGGgagtcaaggaggaggatgaatcCGGCCAGGGCAGCGGATCCAACGACAAGAAGGGCCAAGACAAGGGCGATAAGAAAGGCGACGGAGACAAGATGGATACTTCATAG
- a CDS encoding Nbl1-Borealin-N domain-containing protein: MAPVRSKKQASEQPLTSPRKLAMAETVPLRAGSPSAYPRSPIKRRTPGTITMQQKQAMIDNMQLEITERARRLRAQYSFMATTVRSRVEMRINRIPMSMRHVKMGDLLQKFLEQEQQRATRSAALRKAVATRTSPQKQLHSTAHAARTMTRTKKRMSDAISGDKENEVEHNENAKKRVRGAPNPDIAHVRPAQILSPTSSNSRLANRSRPASPVKSGIARPASPLKNSGTARSATATSMLSSMVEKAKATRAGVARKVTTASTASTSSTSTTAATRTRRAATTTASRAPASRPTTRTARRSLANSETSEASSGTVVRKGAASRGAAAKKTAASSVRKGTTTTTKKTAAKSTATTGTGRVLRKRA, from the exons ATGGCTCCCGTGCGATCGAAGAAGCAAGCTTCAGAACAACCACTCACATCACCGAGAAAGTTGGCCATGGCCGAAACGGTTCCTCTGCGGGCAGGGAGCCCTTCAGCATATCCACGAAGCCCTATCAAGAGGCGAACCCCGGGTACAATCACCatgcagcagaagcaggccaTGATTGATAATATGCAACTTGAGA TCACCGAACGCGCTCGACGATTGAGAGCCCAGTACAGTTTCATGGCGACAACAGTCCGTTCACGTGTCGAAATGCGAATCAACAGAATACCCATGTCTATGAGGCACGTTAAGATGGGTGACCTACTTCAGAAGTTCCTCGAACAGGAACAACAACGAGCCACAAGATCTGCGGCTCTTAGGAAAGCGGTTGCGACTCGGACAAGCCCCCAGAAGCAACTTCATTCCACTGCACACGCCGCAAGGACGATGACGCGTACCAAGAAGCGTATGAG CGATGCCATCTCAGGAGACAAGGAAAACGAGGTCGAGCACAACGAGAATGCGAAAAAGAGGGTTCGGGGTGCACCAAACCCAGACATCGCTCACGTTCGACCTGCGCAGATTCTTTCGCCAACATCGTCCAACTCGAGGCTGGCGAACCGGTCTCGGCCAGCCTCCCCCGTCAAGTCTGGCATTGCGCGTCCAGCCTCGCCGCTGAAGAATTCAGGAACTGCGCGCTCAGCAACAGCCACAAGCATGCTTTCCAGCATGGTGGAAAAGGCAAAGGCCACGAGAGCAGGAGTTGCACGCAAGGTGACGACCGCTTCAACTGCTAGCACAAGCTCAACCAGCACCACGGCCGCTACTCGAACCAGGCGCGCGGCAACAACGACAGCTTCACGAGCGCCTGCTTCCAGGCCGACTACGCGGACTGCTCGTAGATCCCTTGCTAACAGTGAGACGAGCGAGGCCAGCTCAGGAACCGTGGTGAGGAAGGGGGCTGCATCCCGTGGAGCTGCAGCCAAGAAGACTGCTGCAAGCTCCGTTCGCAAGGGCACAACAACAACTACCAAAAAGACTGCTGCGAAATCTACTGCGACCACGGGGACGGGACGAGTGCTGCGGAAACGCGCATGA
- a CDS encoding Translation machinery-associated protein 22 — protein MADVEQPEGEPQGRHVTYCGGTPPPPDELPRFERDPPELNDPSKQYCEYGGTVKKCQEWLQEHEPALYEQIWSAEALEAATASLSVEAQKRAAKDAQKKTAKAEAAEAKQADKLAKSVVTIKRIERNKKKFVTAVIGLEAFGLELKKVAKDLGKKFATGSSVTKLPGGGEEIVVQGDVSMELEEFLIEKYKEIPEDHIELVEDKKKKKGGA, from the exons ATGGCCGATGTGGAACAGCCCGAGGGCGAGCCTCAGGGCCGTCATGTCACTTACTGCGGTG GTACGCCTCCACCCCCTGACGAGCTTCCACGCTTCGAGAGAGACCCCCCCGAGCTGAATGATCCGTCCAAGCAGTATTGCGAGTATGGCGGCACCGTCAAAAAGTGCCAGGAGTGGCTGCAGGAGCACGAGCCCGCTTTGTACGAGCAGATTTGGTCCGCAG aggccctcgaggctgccacCGCGTCGCTGTCCGTAGAGGCCCAGAAGCGAGCCGCAAAGGACGCCCAGAAGAAGactgccaaggctgaggccgccgaggctAAGCAGGCCGATAAATTGGCCAAGAGCGTCGTCACCATCAAGCGTATCGAgcggaacaagaagaagtttGTCACGGCCGTGATAGGCCTGGAGGCATTCGGTTTGGAACTTAAGAAG GTTGCAAAGGACCTTGGCAAGAAATTTGCTACCGGCTCTTCGGTAACCAAACTCCctggtggaggagaggagattGTGGTGCAAGGTGATGTTAGCATGGAGTTGGAGGAGTTCTTGATTGAAAAGTACAAGGAGATACCAGAGGATCACatcgagcttgtcgaggacaagaagaagaagaagggaggcGCATAG